Proteins encoded in a region of the Mycobacterium branderi genome:
- a CDS encoding type II toxin-antitoxin system Phd/YefM family antitoxin, with translation MATVPLGEARNHLSEYVADVERTHERVTITRHGHPAAVLISADELASIEETLEVLRTPGAVDAIQQGFADVAAGHFVSNDEIRSRYTAR, from the coding sequence ATGGCGACTGTTCCACTGGGTGAGGCACGCAATCATCTTTCGGAATACGTCGCCGACGTTGAGCGGACGCACGAGCGCGTCACGATCACGCGGCATGGGCATCCCGCCGCGGTACTGATTTCTGCTGACGAACTCGCGTCCATCGAAGAAACACTCGAGGTGTTGCGCACACCGGGCGCCGTGGATGCGATTCAACAGGGTTTCGCGGATGTGGCAGCCGGACATTTTGTCAGCAATGACGAGATCCGCAGCCGCTACACCGCCCGGTGA
- the cobM gene encoding precorrin-4 C(11)-methyltransferase codes for MTVYFIGAGPGAADLITVRGQRLLSRCPVCLYAGSIMPDDLLALCPSDARVVDTGPLTLDQIVAELASADAAGQDVARLHCGDPSLYSALAEQCRRLDTLGIEYEIVPGVPAFAAAAAALGRELTVPGVAQTVTLTRVATLSTAMPPGEDLATLARSGGTLVLHLAAAQIDAIVPQLLAGGYRAETPTAVVAFASWPQQTVLRGTLADIAEQMHNAAITKTAVIFVGDVLAAAGFTDSYLYSTGRVRGSRH; via the coding sequence ATGACGGTGTATTTCATCGGGGCCGGCCCGGGTGCCGCGGATCTGATCACCGTGCGCGGGCAGCGGCTGCTGAGCCGTTGCCCGGTCTGCCTGTACGCCGGCTCGATCATGCCCGACGACCTGTTGGCGTTGTGCCCGTCCGACGCGCGGGTGGTCGACACCGGCCCGCTGACGCTGGACCAGATCGTCGCCGAGCTCGCTTCTGCCGACGCAGCCGGCCAGGACGTCGCGCGGCTGCATTGCGGTGACCCGTCGCTCTACAGTGCGCTAGCCGAGCAGTGCCGGCGCCTCGACACCCTGGGAATCGAGTACGAAATCGTGCCCGGCGTCCCGGCTTTCGCCGCCGCCGCGGCCGCGCTGGGCCGCGAGCTGACCGTGCCCGGGGTGGCGCAGACGGTGACGCTGACCCGGGTCGCCACGTTGTCGACGGCGATGCCGCCCGGGGAGGACCTCGCAACGCTGGCGCGTTCGGGCGGTACTTTGGTGCTGCACCTGGCCGCCGCGCAGATCGACGCGATCGTCCCGCAGCTGCTGGCCGGCGGCTATCGCGCCGAAACACCCACGGCTGTCGTCGCTTTCGCGAGTTGGCCTCAGCAGACAGTGCTCCGGGGAACGCTGGCCGACATCGCCGAGCAGATGCACAACGCCGCAATCACCAAGACCGCCGTGATTTTCGTCGGCGACGTGCTGGCCGCCGCGGGGTTCACCGACAGCTACCTGTATTCGACTGGCCGTGTGCGGGGAAGCAGGCACTGA
- a CDS encoding cobalt-precorrin-6A reductase, protein MRVLLLGGTGEARALAARLHPDIEVISSLAGRVPDPALPVGPVRIGGFGGIDGLRKWLRDERIDAVVDATHPFAATITANAASACRQLGLPYLVLARPAWEPGDAIVVASDTEAAEVIVRHGFSRVFLTTGRSGVKAFADADAWFLIRAVTAPDGDLLPRRHQLVLSRGPYRYEGEYTLLREHRIDALVTKNSGGQMTRAKLDAAAALDIPVVMVERPPLPAGVATVATVDEAAEWVANAG, encoded by the coding sequence ATGCGGGTGTTGCTGCTCGGCGGCACCGGCGAGGCCCGCGCGTTGGCGGCCCGGCTGCACCCGGACATCGAGGTGATCAGCTCGCTGGCGGGTCGTGTGCCCGATCCGGCGCTGCCCGTCGGGCCGGTGCGCATCGGTGGCTTCGGCGGCATCGACGGCCTGCGAAAGTGGTTGCGCGACGAGAGAATCGACGCCGTCGTCGACGCCACCCACCCCTTCGCGGCGACCATCACCGCAAACGCCGCGTCAGCGTGCCGCCAGTTGGGGCTGCCATATCTGGTGCTGGCCCGTCCGGCGTGGGAACCAGGTGATGCCATCGTGGTGGCGTCGGATACCGAGGCAGCTGAAGTGATTGTGCGTCACGGGTTTTCGCGGGTATTCCTCACCACTGGCAGGTCGGGGGTCAAAGCTTTCGCCGACGCCGACGCCTGGTTTTTGATCCGCGCGGTCACCGCACCCGACGGCGATCTGTTGCCGCGTCGCCACCAGTTGGTGTTGTCCCGCGGGCCGTATCGCTACGAGGGGGAGTACACGCTGCTGCGTGAGCACCGCATCGATGCGCTCGTGACCAAGAACAGCGGGGGACAGATGACCCGGGCGAAGCTTGACGCCGCCGCGGCACTGGACATCCCGGTGGTGATGGTGGAGCGCCCGCCGTTACCAGCCGGGGTAGCGACAGTGGCCACCGTCGACGAAGCGGCTGAATGGGTTGCTAACGCGGGCTAG
- a CDS encoding type II toxin-antitoxin system RelE family toxin, with protein sequence MSDDDHYHVAITATAACDLKRLPEKAAAACVEFIFGSLVENPHRLGKPLRNDLAGLRSARRGDYRVIYLIDDRNRRIAILHIARRSDVYRLQTH encoded by the coding sequence GTGAGCGACGACGATCACTACCACGTCGCCATCACGGCGACCGCTGCGTGTGACCTTAAGCGCTTACCCGAGAAAGCGGCCGCCGCGTGCGTCGAATTCATCTTCGGCTCTCTCGTCGAGAACCCCCACAGGTTGGGCAAACCGCTGCGTAACGACCTTGCGGGTCTGCGCTCGGCTCGTCGCGGCGACTACCGCGTCATCTACCTCATCGACGACCGCAACCGCCGGATCGCGATTCTGCACATCGCACGCCGTAGTGACGTGTACCGGCTGCAAACCCACTAG